The Thermodesulfobacteriota bacterium genome has a window encoding:
- a CDS encoding glycosyltransferase family 4 protein, producing MKILHLLSNWKWTAVSEPAVDLAIAQKALGAEALFVCGKSPEGHKYDVLFHSRQKGLNHVDAINLPKHLQIHTAIQDARKLRKIINNFKPDIVHSHMKNAHFLGFLARGKSKPPFSVRSCYDPQGPGNDIRSRFLNKHFTDGLVVIGKTARQKAVETCGLPSNAILITEPGIDLDRFSPDRKITFNRKDFGLTKENFVVGVVSRIRPSRRIDIPLTAIASLVTRFPQLRFFLVGRGNRRNYNEVVEKPLKEMGIADKVILPGYCRDDRLVSAYQAMDVLVYPIPGTDKSCRTVREAMASGIPVIAPEIGFLKDLIENGVNGKFMDLSSESLARILSNLIKDNRQLQMMAHQSLKTAKQRFSMILQAEKILMFYEKILNGKVQK from the coding sequence ATGAAGATATTGCACTTATTAAGCAACTGGAAATGGACTGCAGTTTCTGAACCTGCCGTGGACCTGGCTATAGCACAAAAAGCTCTGGGGGCAGAAGCCCTGTTTGTTTGTGGAAAATCACCGGAAGGTCACAAATATGATGTGCTGTTTCACTCTCGTCAGAAAGGATTGAATCATGTGGATGCGATTAACTTGCCCAAGCACTTGCAGATTCATACGGCAATACAGGATGCAAGAAAACTTCGAAAGATCATAAATAATTTTAAACCGGACATCGTTCACTCCCACATGAAAAACGCACACTTTCTGGGATTTTTGGCCAGGGGAAAATCAAAACCACCTTTTTCAGTCAGAAGTTGTTATGATCCCCAAGGTCCGGGAAACGATATCAGGTCAAGGTTTCTAAATAAGCATTTTACCGATGGCCTTGTGGTGATCGGAAAAACAGCAAGGCAGAAGGCAGTTGAAACATGCGGGTTGCCCTCAAATGCCATTTTAATTACTGAACCGGGAATTGACCTGGACCGATTTTCACCTGACCGAAAAATAACGTTTAACAGGAAAGATTTTGGACTCACCAAAGAAAATTTTGTAGTCGGAGTTGTGAGTAGAATACGACCAAGCCGACGAATTGATATTCCTTTAACTGCCATCGCATCTCTTGTCACCCGGTTTCCACAGTTAAGATTTTTCTTAGTCGGGCGGGGGAACCGCAGAAACTATAATGAGGTAGTGGAAAAACCTTTGAAAGAAATGGGGATTGCCGACAAAGTCATTTTGCCCGGATACTGCCGTGATGATAGACTTGTTTCCGCATATCAGGCGATGGACGTTCTCGTTTACCCGATTCCCGGAACAGATAAATCATGTCGTACGGTAAGAGAAGCCATGGCTTCAGGAATTCCTGTGATTGCACCTGAAATAGGATTTCTTAAAGATCTTATTGAAAATGGTGTGAATGGAAAATTTATGGATTTATCATCAGAAAGCCTGGCACGTATACTTTCAAATTTAATAAAAGATAACAGGCAACTCCAGATGATGGCGCATCAATCACTTAAAACAGCCAAACAAAGGTT